ACGAGAATGCTGGTCCAATATCGCCTGTCAGACATGAGCCTCCGGCTGATattgacgacgacgacggacCGCTTCCCCAggccgacgacgacgatgttCCGATGAGTGATCCCATGCCATCGTCTCCCATAACCAAGGCCATTGAGCGAAAGACAACTATTCCGATCAAAGAAGAgtttgacgatgatgatgacaacgATCTGATGGAAGTGGCAGAGGCCACGGGTGACAACGAGAACAAAACTAGCAGTATTAATATGATCGGTAGCCGGCTGCCTCCCAAGATCAAGCAGGAAAACTACCCGACCCCTGCAAGCTCTTCTCCCCTCAAACCTGCCCCCGATACTGTGAGCCCTACGTGGAATGACGTGAGGAGCAAGCTGAATGTCCTTAGCAGCCCAGGAGGACCAGGACCAGAGATGAGAACTTTCGGCAAGCTTCAAGCTCAGGATGCAGTCGAAGAAGATGGAAGTTTACGCATGTTCTGGATCGATTTCACGGAAATCAACGGCAACCTGTGCTTGTTTGGCAAGGTAAGGAACAAGCAGACTGGCGCCTTCGTGAGTGCATTCGTCAAGGTCAACAACGTCTTGCGGAAACTTTACTTCCTTCCGCGAGAACACCGACAGAAGCACGGAAGGGAGACGGATGAAGAAGTCGATATGAAAGACGTCTATGAGGAAGTGGATGAAATGATGTCGAGACTCAAGGTTGGAATGCATAAGATCAAGCCGTGCACGCGAAAATACGCATTTGAACTGTCAGATGTTCCAAAGGAAACAGAGTATCTGAAACTGCTCTACCCTTACGACAAGCCCACCCTGCCAATGGATGTCAAGGGAGAGACATTCTCACGTGTATTTGGAACCAACACGTCTCTCTTTGAGCAGTTCGTTTTGTGGAAGAACATCATGGGTCCTTGCTGGTTGCAGATTAATGAGGCAGACTACTCTGCCGTCAACAATGCATCTTGGTGTAAATTCGAATGTCAGGTCTCGAACCCGGCATCTATAAACCCTGTCCCGGAAACTGAGAACCTCGAAGCGCCACCACTCACGTTGATGAGTCTTTCgttcagaacgcaactcaaCGTGAAGGAGAACAAGCAAGAAATCCTCGTTGCAAGTGCCCGGGTCTACGAGAACATCGCGATCACAGACACCACACCTCCCGAGAAAATGCCCTGCAAAACATTTACTGTCATGCGTCCACCTGGCTCGACATATCCTCTTGGCTTCGAAGCTGAGACAAAGAGGCAGCGTGGTACTTTCATGTTGGAAAAGAGCGAGCAGTTCCTGCTCAGTAAATTCCTGGCCTTGTTCGAGAGAATGGACCCCGACGTTATCATGGGGCACCagctgcaggaggttgaCCTCAGTATTCTGCTGAGCAGactaaaagaaaagaaaacgccTGGTTGGCATCGTCTCGGACGATTAAAGCGTGGAGAATGGCCCAAGAACTTCAACCGGGGTGGCGGGTTTTTCGCTGAGAGGCACCTAATCGCTGGGCGGTTGATGTGTGATGTAGCTAATGACATGGGCAAGGTAAGTCTTCTGGTATTACCTGAATAATATGAATGCTTAGGCTAATTGCTGGTAGTCTTTGATGATGAAATGTCAATCGTGGAGCTTGACCGAGATGTGTGAACTTTACCTTGGTCAGAGCAATTTGCGCCAGGAATTGGACCACGAGGCAGCACTGAAGACGTGGGCCACTTCCAAAGAAGGCTTAATGAACTTCGTAAACCATTGCGACACAGACACTTACTTCATCGCTGCACTTGTGTTGCGTCTTCAGATGCTTTCCTTAACCAAAGTTCTCACGAACATCGCCGGTAACTCCTGGGCTCGAACTCTCAGCGGTACGCGTGCGGAGCGTAACGAGTACATTCTGCTTCACGAATTCCACCGAAACAAGTATATTTGCCCTGACAAGTATGCGTCCAAACTGCAGAAGGCAGAAGAGAAGATGCAGGAGggcgacgaagacgaatcagtcgacaagaagaagaaagacaagTACAAGGGAGGTCTCGTCTTCGAACCGGAGAAGGGCCTTTACGACCGTTTCATCCTTGTCATGGACTTCAACAGTTTGTATCCCAGTATTATCCAGGAGTACAACATCTGCTTCACGACGGTTGAGCGGACGGCAACTGTATGTAGTTTCATACCCTCATTCTCATCCTATCTAACTAACGTATTTTCTCCAGGCTGAAAATGAAAACGACGAAAAAGTACCCGAAGTACCTCCCTCAGACCAGGACCAGGGTATTCTGCCTCGGTTGATTGCCACCCTTGTTGGTCGTCGACGTGAAGTGAAGAAGCTCATGAAAGACAAACGCGCCACACCTGAACAGCTTGCTCTGTGGGATACCAAGCAGCTGGCGTTCAAGCTGACTGCCAACTCCATGTACGGATGTTTGGGTTACACCCAGAGTCGATTCTACGCTCGTCCCCTGGCCATGCTTACCACATTCAAGGGTCGTGAGATTCTCCGGAGCACCAAGGAGCTGGCCGAAAGCAGGCAACTCAGAGTCATCTATGGTGATACTGACTCTGTCATGATCAACACTAACATGGACACTGTCAGCGATGCTCTCAAGGTCGGTGAGGAGTTCAAGAAGTCGGTTAACGAACGATACCGGCTCCTGGAGATCGATATTGATAACATCTTCCGTCGACTCTTGCTACATGCTAAGAAGAAGTATGCAGCCATCAACATGACTGAAGTGGATGGCAAGTATGTGGACAAGCTGGAAGTCAAGGGTCTCGACATGAGGAGACGTGAGTATTGTGCTCTGTCCAAGGAAGTTTCGCAAAGACTTCTGAATGAGGTCCTTTCGGGTGAAGATCAAGAGCTGGTTCTCAACCGGGTCCATGACTACCTACGCGACCTCGCCGCCAAAATGCACGACTACTCGATTCATGTCCAGAAATACGTTATCTACACTGTAAGCCGAGTTCTTTAACCACACTTCTGGCAGTTTGCTAACTATTTTCGCAGAAACTTTCGAAGCGGCCAGAGGAATACCCgaacaaagaaagcatgCCTCCAGCTCAAGTCGCGCTACGTGAACTCGCACGTGGTAAAACGGTCCGTCCCAACGATGTCATCTCGTACATTGTGACGAATGGAGATGCGGAAACTGCTTCCCTTGCCCCGGCGAAGCGATCGTATACCCTTCAAGACGTGGTCAAACCCGATTCGGGGTTGAAGCCGGACATTGAATTTTACCTCCTCAAGCAGATCTTCCCTCCCATTGAGCGTCTCTGTGCCCCTATTCCAGGCACAGACGCCGTCCGACTGGCTGAATGCTTGGGGCTCGATGTTCGCAAGTATCAAATCAACAATACTTCCAGTGGCGGTAACCAGCAGAACATGGACATTTTCCCATTGGAGTCGCAAATCCCAGACTCTGTCCGTTTCGAGAATGCCGTTCGCTTCACCTTGACATGTCGATCCTGCAAGGAGAGGTCGGTGTTCGAAGGGCTAGGAGCTTCATCCGGCATGTGCACTCCCCACGGTCTCATCTGCCCGAACCAAGGTTGTCAGAAGCCGTTCCCAGTTTTGACAATCGTTGCACAACTGGAGAGCCAAATCCGAGCGCAAACTTCCAAGTACTACGAAGGATGGCTCATTTGCGACGATTCCGCTTGTGGCAACCATACACGGCAAATCAGCGTCTATGGACACCGATGCCTTGGGCCACGGGGCCATGCTGAAGGCTGCCTAGGACGAATGACTTACGAATACACGGAGAAGCAACTGTATAACCAGCTGCTCTACTTTGCTGGTCTCTTCGATGTGGACAAAATCAAGGCTGCGGCCGCAAAAGAGACTGGGGAGAAGAAAGATAGTCTGGCGGCTCTGGTTGAATTCAACCGGACGCGATTCGATACCATCAAGAGCGTGGTGGATGGTTATCTGAAGAAGTGCGGACGGCAATGGGTCGAGATGGACAGTCTGTTCCGCTTCATGCTTTAGTAAAAAGGAAAGCCGTGCCCTGGTGGCATGACGATAGCGGGGATCTGTATATAGTATGTTTGGGTTGGTATGGTATATGGATGCGATTGGGAATTTTTATTATTGTTTCTTCTGTGGATAGCATAATTGGTTCGATGGGTTGCGAGGTGTTCACAATATTATCATGCCATGAATGTCATTAGAATGCTACGTTGTTTTCCCAAATTGAATCCAAGCTTATTCTCATAATTTCTAGTTCCTGCGACAGGATGGAGTAGACCGATGACAGTTCAGTTTAATTAAACCCGGCTATGATGTTTTCCAGCCCCACGGCAGCTCCCCGCTGATGTcccaccatcttctctctccaattTCAACGAGACACTGCTGCTCTGGCTACAATTGGAATTATAACACTATTCGGATTCATCCAATTAATTGCCTTGCTTGATTTAATCGATACCTCTCTCCCGGCTCGCCGTCATGGTCAAAAAAGTCCTGGTTATCGCCGGATCCGACAGTTCGGGAGGCGCGTATGTCACTCTACGTCCACTTTTGCATGTGCAGGATACTAACTAACTATGCGACTCAGAGGTCTCGAAGCTGATCAACGAGTTCTGACTGCGCACGGATGTTACGCCCTCACGGCGACGACGGGTCTCACGGCGCAAAACACTCTGGGCGTGCAGGACATTTTTGTCGTCCCGGCAGAGTTCGTGAAGAAACAGATCAATGCGGGCTTGGAAGATGTTGGGGCTGACGTGGTGAAGCTGGGTAAGGATTAATTGAGATGGACGATAACGAAGGGTCGTTTCTGATTGATTGGGATCTAGGAATGCTTTCGTCTACAGAGACTATCCATGTCATTGCGGAGGCGTTGGAATCGCACAAGGTGCCTGCGGTGGTGTTGGATCCGGTATACATCTTTGCACACTGGCCATTCAAAGCCGACTATGATCTAAATGCTGACCAGAGGAAAATGTAGGTCATGGTATCCACGAGCGGATCGCAACTATTACCGGAAGCAGCCGTCAAGGAGCTGCGCACCAGATTGCTCCCTATGACGACCGTCGTTACTCCCAACATCCCCGAAGCAAAACTCCTACTGAAAGACGCCGGAAAGGACGCCCCAGAACCAGAAGGTCTTCCCTCGTTAATACAACTCGCAAAACAGATCAGCGCCTTAGGACCGAGGGCGGTTCTGCTCAAGGGTGGACATCTGGCCCTGACAAGGGACCATAAGATTGCTCGTGACCAACGTGAAGCCTCGTTGGTGGTTGATGTCCTCTATGACGGCAAGGATGTTACTCTTTTCGAGACGGACTATCAGGTATCAAAGAACACACACGGCACTGGTTGTTCCCTGGCGTCTGCCATTGCAGCGAACCTGGCCCTGGGCAAAACTTTGAAGCGGGCTATTCGAAGCGCTGTGCGGTTTGTGGAGGCAGGGATTAAAACCAGCACTGATTTGGGGAAAGGGAGTGGGCCAATCAATCATTTCCATTCGTTTTATAGTCTGCCTTTTGCGCCGTACGTCGATTCCATACTCTTGATTATGCTTTATGGCAATGTGCTAACAGTTTGAAGGGGCCGATTTCTGGAATATGTATTTGACCGCGATGATGTTCGTCCTGTATGGAAACATTTTACAGAGCATGCCTTCGTGCAGGGTATAGCGAATGGCTCGCTTCCCGAGGCACGATTCAAGCATTACCTCGTGCAAGATTATCTCTACCTGGTATGGTTATTCACTGCCCTGTCTACTGGTGCATTGATTAAATTTCCGATGAATTCACAGGTTCATTTTGCCCGGAGCAATGCACTGGCGTCGTACAAGGGGAAGAGCATGGAGTCTATTGCAGCGGTAAGCACACTTCCTGTGAATGGCTCATTGGATAGCGAAACTCAATACGGTATAGTCTGCCCGGATTGTATTGCACATTGAGCGCGAGATGGCATTGCACCTGGACTACTGTGCCTCTTTTGGACTGTCGAAGCAAGATATGGAGAGCTTCCCTGAGACGATTGGTACGCATTCACTCCCTATCCCGTTGTTCTGACTTCTGATCACCGCTGACAACTTGCGTCCGACAGCATGCACGGGATACAGTAGATATATTCTCGATGTAGGTCAATCAGAAGATTGGCTCGCATTACAGATGGCGCTGGCCCCTTGCTTGATTGGATACGGCGCCATTGCTAAGAGACTCTATACAGAGGAGCAGACTCTCCGCGAAGGAAACCGATACTGGAAGTGGATTGAGAACTATGTCGCGGAAGACTACACGGAGGCAGTCCAGTTAGGATCTGGTAAGTAtcttttttccctcttgTTGCGATATGTCATGGCTGACAATAACACATCCAGAACTGCTGGAGTTACACATGCGAAAGATCTCGCCAAACCGGGTGGAAGAACTCATCAAGATCTTCATACGAGCAACAGAATTAGAATGCAGCTTCTGGGATATGGGATTGGGCCATCAAGTATAGAATTTATTATACGCATCAATGTCAATAGTTGGTACATACAGAACTTTGAACTGGGTCGAGACTCGGCACTGATAagaggcaaaaaaaaaaaaaaggcggtGATGGAAATTTTCTTCCGCTAATCCCGAAAAGGTAATTGTCGCATTCGCCGCCCAGCGCCTTCcatctttttccttcttgaacacttttcttcctcttcattcaccttcttcatcctcctcatctgcTATTCCCTTTCTACTCTCTTCCTATCTTTTTGGACGCGATAGAGTGTCCTCCTGTTTTATTCTCTTCTCCCCCGTTTTTCCTCCTATTTTTCACGGacactttttttttgtcttctGATCCGAAAACACTGAAATTTCATCATGTCGTACAGTGGCGGCTACCGTGGTGACTCCTACCGGTAAGTTCTTACTTTCTATCAGGGGAGAGTTCTGAAAGCACTCGGGTGTCCTGCTGGGTGTTGCGTTGGGAAGAAACTCGCGCTTGGACACAGTTTTTCTCAACAATCACCGTTGTGTTTAGCGCGCTAGTTCTCGGTGGCGTTTTTTGCTTTTTAAGCCACCTATCCCCAACGCGATGGCCTTGAATGGGAAAGACTCGTGACTTGGGACTCTTCCTCTGATGCTCCGCTTGGAGAGTAAAAGGAACATCTGCTGAAAGGCTACTGACAGAAGCTATAGGGGCGGTTACTCGAACGGCGGTTCGAACGGTTACTCTAACGGCGGCGGCAGTTACGGAGGTGGCTATGGCGGAGGCTacggaggaggtggtggttaCGGCGGTGGTGGATACGGTGGAagaggcggcggcggcggtgctggtggtgaCCGCATGTCCAACCTTGGCTCCGGCCTTAAGAAGCAAGATTGGGGTAAGTTAAGATAATCTGTTTCGCTTGAGCGTTTGACGCGTCGCTAACCGGATTATGCAGACCTGGACACGCTCCCCAAGTTTGAAAAGGCTTTCTACAAGGAGCACCCCGACGTCACCAACCGCTCCCAGCAAGAAGTCGATGACTTCCGCAAGAAGCACGAGATGGCCGTCCAGGGCAGGAACATTCCTCGCCCCGTTGAGACTTTCGATGAGGCTGGCTTCCCTCAATATGTTTTGACCGAAGTCAAGGCTCAGGGATTTGACCGCCCCACTTCTATTCAGTCCCAAGGCTGGCCCATGGCTCTCTCCGGTCGCGACGTTGTGGGTATCGCTGAAACCGGTTCTGGAAAGACACTGAGTTACTGTCTTCCGGCTATCGTTCACATCAACGCTCAGCCTCTGCTTGCTCCCGGTGACGGTCCTATTGTTCTTGTCCTTGCTCCCACCCGTGAACTTGCGGTTCAGATTCAAGCCGAAATCACCAAGTTCGGAAAATCATCGCGTATCCGCAACACCTGTATCTACGGTGGTGTTCCCAAAGGTCCTCAGATCCGTGACTTGAGCCGTGGTGTTGAAGTTTGTATTGCGACCCCCGGTCGTCTGATCGACATGCTGGAAGCCGGCCGAACCAACCTCCGCCGTGTCACATACCTTGTCCTCGATGAGGCTGATCGCATGCTGGACATGGGTTTCGAGCCTCAGATCCGCAAGATCATCTCCCAAATCCGTCCCGACAGACAGACTTGCATGTGGTCTGCTACTTGGCCCAAGGAGGTCCGCCAGCTTGCCTCGGACTTCCTGAACGACTACATTCAGGTTAACGTCGGTTCGATGGACCTTTCTGCTAACCACAGAATTACTCAAATCGTTGAGGTCGTTTCGGACTTTGAGAAGCGTGACAGAATGGTTAAGCACCTTGAGAAGATTATGGAAACTCGCACCAACAAGGTCCTCCTCTTCACAGCAACCAAGCGTGTTGCAGACGAGATTACTCGCTTCCTCCGTCAGGATGGATGGCCTGCACTCTGTAAGTTACTTACCCCAGATTTCAATCCCAATTCATCTTGCTGACAGTTGAACAGCCATTCACGGTGACAAGCAGCAGCAAGAAAGAGATTGGGTTTTGAACGAGTTCAAGGCGGGCAAGAGCCCGATCATGGTGGCTACTGATGTGGCTTCCCGTGGTATTGGTATGATAAATTTGCGATCCAAACCCcctccccttcccctccctatagtcctttctttttgtcaCCCTCACATATAGCTGAGGCTGTGTGACAACGGCAAGGTGCTCAACTCTTTTTAAGACGCCTGTTGGTGTACTTGACTCGTCCAGGCTTGTCGGGTCTTCTCGAATGGTTTTTACACCAGGAGGACCTTGGACTCACAGTGCAGTATAGCAGATGCATGTTTCATTTAATCACTGTcttctgttgttgtgacATTCGATCTCTATCCCTAACCTGGTAGAGAGATGGAAGTTCCTGCTTCTTTTGACTTCTTGTGTTGAAGCTGCATTCCAAGGTTGCTCCAGGACCGCGATTCTTGCCAGTCAATGGACCACACGCTCCAACGGATCTTTTATATGAAAGAGAGTCCGTGCGAGAAAGAGATTGATGCATTAAGTCTCACATGACTGAGAAAGGGCCCCTCTGGCCACGTTGCTCTTGACTATTGCTCTGTTTGCTAACCAAAATATTTGCCTAAAGATGTTCGCGACATCACTCATGTCCTGAACTATGACTATCCCAACAACTCCGAAGACTACATCCACCGTATCGGTAGAACCGGTCGTGCTGGTGCCAAGGGAACTGCCATTACCTTCTTCACCACTGACAGTAAGTCTTTCATTCCTTTGTTATTTGCGGTTACGACTCTTACTTACAACTCGTTCTAGACTCTAAGCAGGCTCGCGACTTGGTCAAAATCCTTACTGAGGCTAAACAGCAGATTGATCCCCGTCTCGCTGAGATGGTTCGCTACagtggcggcggcggtggctATGGCGGTGGTTACGGCGGCCGTTGGGGTGGCCGCGGTGGTGGTCGCGGCCGTGGTGGTGgcggtcgtggtggtggtttcACTGCTTCCAACGCTGCGCCTCTTGGCAACCGTCGTTGGT
This region of Aspergillus chevalieri M1 DNA, chromosome 4, nearly complete sequence genomic DNA includes:
- the DBP2 gene encoding DEAD-box ATP-dependent RNA helicase DBP2 (COG:A;~EggNog:ENOG410PGKN;~InterPro:IPR027417,IPR001650,IPR014014,IPR014001, IPR011545,IPR000629;~PFAM:PF00270,PF00271;~go_function: GO:0003676 - nucleic acid binding [Evidence IEA];~go_function: GO:0004386 - helicase activity [Evidence IEA];~go_function: GO:0005524 - ATP binding [Evidence IEA]), which gives rise to MSYSGGYRGDSYRSYRGGYSNGGSNGYSNGGGSYGGGYGGGYGGGGGYGGGGYGGRGGGGGAGGDRMSNLGSGLKKQDWDLDTLPKFEKAFYKEHPDVTNRSQQEVDDFRKKHEMAVQGRNIPRPVETFDEAGFPQYVLTEVKAQGFDRPTSIQSQGWPMALSGRDVVGIAETGSGKTLSYCLPAIVHINAQPLLAPGDGPIVLVLAPTRELAVQIQAEITKFGKSSRIRNTCIYGGVPKGPQIRDLSRGVEVCIATPGRLIDMLEAGRTNLRRVTYLVLDEADRMLDMGFEPQIRKIISQIRPDRQTCMWSATWPKEVRQLASDFLNDYIQVNVGSMDLSANHRITQIVEVVSDFEKRDRMVKHLEKIMETRTNKVLLFTATKRVADEITRFLRQDGWPALSIHGDKQQQERDWVLNEFKAGKSPIMVATDVASRGIDVRDITHVLNYDYPNNSEDYIHRIGRTGRAGAKGTAITFFTTDNSKQARDLVKILTEAKQQIDPRLAEMVRYSGGGGGYGGGYGGRWGGRGGGRGRGGGGRGGGFTASNAAPLGNRRW
- a CDS encoding putative thiamine biosynthesis protein (Thi-4) (COG:H;~EggNog:ENOG410PHBK;~InterPro:IPR029056,IPR004305,IPR013749,IPR004399, IPR016084,IPR027574;~PFAM:PF08543,PF03070;~go_function: GO:0008972 - phosphomethylpyrimidine kinase activity [Evidence IEA];~go_function: GO:0050334 - thiaminase activity [Evidence IEA];~go_process: GO:0006772 - thiamine metabolic process [Evidence IEA];~go_process: GO:0009228 - thiamine biosynthetic process [Evidence IEA]), giving the protein MVKKVLVIAGSDSSGGAGLEADQRVLTAHGCYALTATTGLTAQNTLGVQDIFVVPAEFVKKQINAGLEDVGADVVKLGMLSSTETIHVIAEALESHKVPAVVLDPVMVSTSGSQLLPEAAVKELRTRLLPMTTVVTPNIPEAKLLLKDAGKDAPEPEGLPSLIQLAKQISALGPRAVLLKGGHLALTRDHKIARDQREASLVVDVLYDGKDVTLFETDYQVSKNTHGTGCSLASAIAANLALGKTLKRAIRSAVRFVEAGIKTSTDLGKGSGPINHFHSFYSLPFAPGRFLEYVFDRDDVRPVWKHFTEHAFVQGIANGSLPEARFKHYLVQDYLYLVHFARSNALASYKGKSMESIAASARIVLHIEREMALHLDYCASFGLSKQDMESFPETIACTGYSRYILDVGQSEDWLALQMALAPCLIGYGAIAKRLYTEEQTLREGNRYWKWIENYVAEDYTEAVQLGSELLELHMRKISPNRVEELIKIFIRATELECSFWDMGLGHQV
- the POL1 gene encoding DNA-directed DNA polymerase alpha catalytic subunit POL1 (BUSCO:EOG09260375;~COG:L;~EggNog:ENOG410PFBM;~InterPro:IPR012337,IPR024647,IPR006172,IPR038256, IPR036397,IPR043502,IPR017964,IPR015088,IPR006133, IPR023211,IPR006134,IPR042087;~PFAM:PF03104,PF08996,PF12254,PF00136;~go_function: GO:0000166 - nucleotide binding [Evidence IEA];~go_function: GO:0003676 - nucleic acid binding [Evidence IEA];~go_function: GO:0003677 - DNA binding [Evidence IEA];~go_function: GO:0003887 - DNA-directed DNA polymerase activity [Evidence IEA];~go_process: GO:0006260 - DNA replication [Evidence IEA]), with product MPTARERLAELRALRASGKKRIDTYEVEDQGDIYDEVDDEGYKKVIRNRLDQDDFVVDDNGAGYADDGREVWNEGVPQYDSDSDEDVELPVRGKAAKRKHDEEEQRKEKVNNGISKYFKSGAASAPKPKPVATAEDDSFMAGLLNEVDTNVVSNHVPTHNVIKSEARRKVRILSPPVSQKPPVEKHEKKDENAGPISPVRHEPPADIDDDDGPLPQADDDDVPMSDPMPSSPITKAIERKTTIPIKEEFDDDDDNDLMEVAEATGDNENKTSSINMIGSRLPPKIKQENYPTPASSSPLKPAPDTVSPTWNDVRSKLNVLSSPGGPGPEMRTFGKLQAQDAVEEDGSLRMFWIDFTEINGNLCLFGKVRNKQTGAFVSAFVKVNNVLRKLYFLPREHRQKHGRETDEEVDMKDVYEEVDEMMSRLKVGMHKIKPCTRKYAFELSDVPKETEYLKLLYPYDKPTLPMDVKGETFSRVFGTNTSLFEQFVLWKNIMGPCWLQINEADYSAVNNASWCKFECQVSNPASINPVPETENLEAPPLTLMSLSFRTQLNVKENKQEILVASARVYENIAITDTTPPEKMPCKTFTVMRPPGSTYPLGFEAETKRQRGTFMLEKSEQFLLSKFLALFERMDPDVIMGHQLQEVDLSILLSRLKEKKTPGWHRLGRLKRGEWPKNFNRGGGFFAERHLIAGRLMCDVANDMGKSLMMKCQSWSLTEMCELYLGQSNLRQELDHEAALKTWATSKEGLMNFVNHCDTDTYFIAALVLRLQMLSLTKVLTNIAGNSWARTLSGTRAERNEYILLHEFHRNKYICPDKYASKLQKAEEKMQEGDEDESVDKKKKDKYKGGLVFEPEKGLYDRFILVMDFNSLYPSIIQEYNICFTTVERTATAENENDEKVPEVPPSDQDQGILPRLIATLVGRRREVKKLMKDKRATPEQLALWDTKQLAFKLTANSMYGCLGYTQSRFYARPLAMLTTFKGREILRSTKELAESRQLRVIYGDTDSVMINTNMDTVSDALKVGEEFKKSVNERYRLLEIDIDNIFRRLLLHAKKKYAAINMTEVDGKYVDKLEVKGLDMRRREYCALSKEVSQRLLNEVLSGEDQELVLNRVHDYLRDLAAKMHDYSIHVQKYVIYTKLSKRPEEYPNKESMPPAQVALRELARGKTVRPNDVISYIVTNGDAETASLAPAKRSYTLQDVVKPDSGLKPDIEFYLLKQIFPPIERLCAPIPGTDAVRLAECLGLDVRKYQINNTSSGGNQQNMDIFPLESQIPDSVRFENAVRFTLTCRSCKERSVFEGLGASSGMCTPHGLICPNQGCQKPFPVLTIVAQLESQIRAQTSKYYEGWLICDDSACGNHTRQISVYGHRCLGPRGHAEGCLGRMTYEYTEKQLYNQLLYFAGLFDVDKIKAAAAKETGEKKDSLAALVEFNRTRFDTIKSVVDGYLKKCGRQWVEMDSLFRFML